From the genome of Alicyclobacillus sp. SO9:
CCGAATTGCGGCTCCGTCTTTCGAAATCCGCCGGGAAACTATTCCGCACGTTTGATTGAAACGGCGGGACTAAAGGGGCTGCGGCGCGGGGATGCACAAATTAGCGAGAAGCATGCAAACTTTATTGTCAACCTTGGTCATGCCACGGCCCGTGATGTGCTCTGGCTTATGAATCATGTCCAGGAAACCGTTGCAAACCAGTTCAACATTCACTTGGAGACCGAGGTTCGGATTATAGGTGAACCCGCCTCCGGGAGGTGACGGGTGTGGACGTATTGGAGATCCGCGGAGGTCGGCCGCTTGAGGGGACCACAAGAGTTTACGGTGCAAAAAACGCAGCACTGCCGATTTTGGCGGCAACGGTGATGACGGAAGGCACCTGCGAATTGTTCGAAGTGCCAAATCTCGAAGATATACACGTTATGCTCGACATTCTGCGTCACTTGGGTGCGGGAGTGAAACGGTTGGGCCAGACGCTGTATATCGATGCAAGCCACATTACAAAGACCGACGTTCCGCTGCATTTGATGCGCAAAATGAGGTCGTCGATTTTCTTAATGGGCCCGTTGCTGGCGCGTTTTGGGGAAGTAACAGTTTCCAAACCAGGCGGTTGCGTGATTGGGCAGAGGCCGATTGATTATCATCTGCGCGGGATGAGGCTGCTCGGTGCGGTTATTCAAGAACAGCATGGTACAGTAAACTGTGTCTCAAACAGACTGAAAGGCACCAGTATTACGTTGGATTTCCCAAGCGTTGGTGCTACGGAAAATCTGATAATGGCGGCAGTTCTCGCTGACGGTGAAACTGTGCTCGAAAACGTCGCAAGAGAGCCGGAAGTGGTAGATCTGGCCAACTTTCTCAAAACCTGCGGAGCACAGATTGAAGGAGCAGGGGAAGATACCATTCGGATTCGAGGTGTGCACCATTTAAAGGGCTCCACGTACCGGGTGATTCCCGACCGAATTGTCACAGGCACATGGATGATTGCCGCCGCGGCTACGCAGGGGAGTATTCATATCGAGGGCTGCGAACCTCTGCATTTGGGCGCTCTTATCAGCAAACTGCGAGACGCTGGAACGAAGATAGATATTGACGGAGACCAAATGTGGGTGCGAGGTCCGAAACAGCTCAAGGCGGCTGAAATTCGAACGGCGCCGTATCCGGGCTTCCCCACAGACCTGCAGGCTCCAATGATGGCGCTGATGGCTGCAGCGCATGGCAGCACATTCATTCGTGAAGATGTGTTTGAGGCGCGTTTCAAGCATGTTGGAGAACTCATTCGGATGGGTGCAGACATTCGGGTAGACGGCCGAACTTCCTTGATTCGAGGAGTCGAGCAGCTCTCCGGCGCGGAGGTGGAAGCAACCGACTTGAGGGGCGGTGCAGCCTTGGTTGTGGCAGGTCTGTTAGCAGAGGGGACAACAAAAATTCACGGTCTCCATCATCTCGACCGTGGTTACCAACAGCTCGACACGTATTTGCGAGACTTGCAGGCAGATATTCGCCGGGTCGAGTCTGAAGAAGCCGGAATGAGCATGCCCTAAGGCGGACGACGGTGTCTATATACCGAAAAAGTCAGATTGCCTCTTTGCCTGAGGCCGTCTGACTTTTTCTTTGCAAAAAGTGAATGAATAGACTTTCGCCAATCTGTGTTATGGAGTAAAATACTATACTTGAGATAGACTAAGTGTTGATACAAATGACAATCTATCATTTCGACGAAGAGGCCTTTGGAGGGACAATCTTGAATTCACAGAACCTCGGTTCACCACGGGATCTAAGAGAACAACAGCGTCTCCGTCGAAAGCATCGGAACCGTGTGTTGGTTGTTTTGTTTTTTCTTATCTTGGGCGTAGTTGTTTTTCTGGAATCCCCTCTGACACGTGTACGTGAAATCACGGTCTCCGGGAATACTTCAATTGCGTCAAGTAAGCTGCTAAAGGCTGCCGTTGTGAAAAAGGGTATGAGCTTGTGGCAAGTGAACCCTAAAGCGATTGCGGCATCGATTAAGAAGAATGAGCCGTTGGTGAAAAAGGTCGCTGTGACGACTAAATTCCTGCAAGGAACCGTACACTTGCAAATTTCTCAGAAGCAACTGGTTGCGATTTTGCAGGAAAAAGGGACTTTTTACAACCTGTTAGCTGACGGAACCGTATATAGCATCCACAAGAACGGTGAAGGCTTTTCGCGTCCTGTCGTGATTCCTTCAAATATGAAAACAAAGGTGAAATTGGGACAACCTGTTGCGAATCCTAATGTAACAAAACTGTGCCGAGTGTTGTCTACATTACAGGGGGCACAAATTCAGCATATCTCGCAAATCAAAGTGGATAGTCTTGGAACAGTTTCCTTGTACATGGACAATGGCTACGAAGTGAATCTCACGGTGCAGAATCTCAAACAACAGTTACCAAATGTTCAAACTGCCGTTCATTACTTTTTGTCCAAACACTATCCTCCAGGCCTGGTGGATATGACAGGGCAACCGCCTTATAGTTACACTCCGTTTGCAAAAGGTAGAAAGGGGCACGGATAAGATTGACGACCAAATCAAAACTAGCTGTCTCCCTGACCCTAGTCTCCATTGTCCTCGGTTTCATGATTTCCGTTCAGTATGAGCAATCGTCTCAATCACGGCAGTTGACGAGTGCTGTAAACCCAAGTCAGAAGCGGATTAAGGCGCTGGCGCAAAAGTACAATTTATTGCAAAAGGTCGGTCAGCAGGAACAAAAGCAGTTGGCAGTAACCACAACGCAATTGACACATTTTGAAAAACAGGCGGCTGGTAATAACCAGCAGTTGCAACAACTGTCACGTCAATTGGACGCGGCTCGAATTCTTGCGGGCACAACGGCAGTCAAGGGGGCAGGTATCGTCTTGACTGTTACAGACGGAAACCCTCCTCCCGGTAAGAACCCGGAAAACTACATTGCCCATGACTGGTATATGCGGCAACTGGTCAATGAACTGTTTGCGGCGGGCTCCGAAGCAGTCGCTATCAATGGTGTGAGGTTTGTCTCAACGTCTGGTATCTTTTGCGGCGGTCCGGTTGTAACGGTCAATAACAACCAGATTACGGCCCCGTTTAAAGTAGAAGCCATAGGCGACCCCCGAACCCTGGAGAGAGCCTTGAATATGCCGAACGGTGAAATCGATGCACTGCGCAATAAAGACAACTTGAACGTCTCGCCAATTCAAACGTCACAGTCTTTGAAACTTCCAGCTTACACAGGTACGACGATTACACCGCTTCCTACAGCAAACGGAAATTAGGAGATGAAGAGGTCGTGACGAAGTCGCAAAAGCGGACATTTGCGTTGACGATGACGGTAGTGTGCTTGTTGCTCGGATTTATGACAACCGTTCAAATATCCACGTTGTCAGTGAAAAAATCCAAGGGCAGCGCGTCTGACTACTTGCATTTGATGACACAGATATCACAGCAACAGAAGACAAATGAATTGCTAAGTCAGCAAATTTCCAAGGCAAAGGCGCAAGTGGCGCAGTATCAGGCAACGGGATCGAACTGGAAAAGTAAGCGGCAGGCTTTGTTGAAGGATGCGAAGCAAGTCAAGGCAGCTGCCGGCCTCACGTCACAATCAGGTGCAGGAATCACAATCACCTTACAGTCAAACCCTGGTTTGTCAAACTTTTCACAAGATCACCCGACCTTTGACCCGCAATTTGTTTTATCCTATATTGTGAATTTGCTGTATTCACAGGGGGCAAATGCAATCAGCATCAGCGGATACAATGGGAATACGCAACGGCTGGTTACCACATCTGCCATCCGCGACATCGTTCAGACACAGAATGGCGGATACAACACAGTGGATGTCAACTACAGCCCGATGATAGCTCCGTTTACGATTACAGCGATTGGGAATACAAGCAGAATGAAAGCCATTTTGGTCGCGGAGAATGTAGTTCAGTTGTTAAAGACCTCTTACGCTGAATCCTGCGTGATTGACAGTTCAAAGCACTTGACTGTACCGGCCTACCACGGTGAAATGCCTGGAAAATATGCAAAGGAGGTGACGGGACAGTGATATGGCTGCCCGTTTTGGGACTGGTTATTGGCGTTGGTATCGGCTTGGTCAGCAATGTGAATATTCCTCCCGCTTTGTCAAGCTATCTTTCAATTGCCATTCTTGCATCCCTTGATACGGTTTTTGGTGGCATAAAAGCGAGTCTTGAAAAGAATTTCGATGGGTTTGTATTTATTACGGGATTTTTCTTCAATGCCATTGTGGCTGCGCTGTTGGCTTATATCGGGAATCAACTTAGCGTTGACTTGTATTTGGCTGCAGTCGTCGCGTTTGGTGTAAGAATGTTTCAGAACATCGCAATCATTCGTCGCATCATGTTTAACAAGGTCAACCACCGCCACAGCGATCAGTCTGCAGCGGACAAGCCGACGTCGTGAGATACCAAATTTTACAGTCTCTGAAATTCTCATTTTTGCGGAAAAAGTTTTGTCGAAAAAGAGGAATGAGCAAACTGCTGTGGAATTACACCTAGGAAATGTTTGTGTACTTGGCGCACTAGGGAGGTGCCACGCGCTTGGCCAAAGGAGAATACATCGTAAGTTTAGACATCGGCACTTCGAAGGTTCGAGCCATAATCGGAGAGCAAAATGGCAGCACAATGAACGTCATTGGCGTCGGATCGGCTTCCGGTGAAGGAATCCGTCACGGGTCTATAGTGGACATAGATTTGACAGTTGAATCAATCCGTGAGGCGGTCGATCACGCCGAGCGTATGGTCGGGGTTCACATTACCTCAGCCTATGTCGGCATTACTGGCAACCATATACAACTGCTGGACAGCCATGGCGTCGTTGCAGTGTCTTCCTCAGACAGGGAAATCGGTGAAGAGGACATTGAACGGGTCTTACAGCAGGCGCGTGTGGTAGCTTTGCCTCCAGAGCGGGAAATTATTGACGTTGTGCCGAAAGAATTTGTTGTTGATGGTCTTAGAGGAATTATGGATCCGAGGGGTATGCTCGGTGTACGCCTTGAAGTGGAAGCCTATCTGATTACCGGAAGCCGTACGGCGATACATAATGTCGTGCGATGTGTAGAAAAGGCAGGCATTGAAGTTGCAAATTTAGTCCTGCAGCCATTAGCAGCTGCGCACGTCGCCCTATCTCAAGATGAGCGAAATTTGGGTGTTGCA
Proteins encoded in this window:
- a CDS encoding small basic family protein encodes the protein MWLPVLGLVIGVGIGLVSNVNIPPALSSYLSIAILASLDTVFGGIKASLEKNFDGFVFITGFFFNAIVAALLAYIGNQLSVDLYLAAVVAFGVRMFQNIAIIRRIMFNKVNHRHSDQSAADKPTS
- a CDS encoding DUF881 domain-containing protein: MTKSQKRTFALTMTVVCLLLGFMTTVQISTLSVKKSKGSASDYLHLMTQISQQQKTNELLSQQISKAKAQVAQYQATGSNWKSKRQALLKDAKQVKAAAGLTSQSGAGITITLQSNPGLSNFSQDHPTFDPQFVLSYIVNLLYSQGANAISISGYNGNTQRLVTTSAIRDIVQTQNGGYNTVDVNYSPMIAPFTITAIGNTSRMKAILVAENVVQLLKTSYAESCVIDSSKHLTVPAYHGEMPGKYAKEVTGQ
- the ftsA gene encoding cell division protein FtsA; amino-acid sequence: MAKGEYIVSLDIGTSKVRAIIGEQNGSTMNVIGVGSASGEGIRHGSIVDIDLTVESIREAVDHAERMVGVHITSAYVGITGNHIQLLDSHGVVAVSSSDREIGEEDIERVLQQARVVALPPEREIIDVVPKEFVVDGLRGIMDPRGMLGVRLEVEAYLITGSRTAIHNVVRCVEKAGIEVANLVLQPLAAAHVALSQDERNLGVALVDVGAGQTSISVFNNGVLAGSSIIEMGGDYVTHDIAIGLRTQTEVAEQIKLQYGHALLSQASDSETFQIPRIGSNQDTEFSQYDLATIIEPRMQEIFSLVMREVEKMGFSHELPSGYVFHGGVMSMPGAGELASEELQSATRVAIPDFLGVRDASYVNGVGVLAYTLRSHSRSAQTEAAPHMRPTQTGGSWLTRIKDWFKDFI
- a CDS encoding cell division protein FtsQ/DivIB; this translates as MNSQNLGSPRDLREQQRLRRKHRNRVLVVLFFLILGVVVFLESPLTRVREITVSGNTSIASSKLLKAAVVKKGMSLWQVNPKAIAASIKKNEPLVKKVAVTTKFLQGTVHLQISQKQLVAILQEKGTFYNLLADGTVYSIHKNGEGFSRPVVIPSNMKTKVKLGQPVANPNVTKLCRVLSTLQGAQIQHISQIKVDSLGTVSLYMDNGYEVNLTVQNLKQQLPNVQTAVHYFLSKHYPPGLVDMTGQPPYSYTPFAKGRKGHG
- a CDS encoding DUF881 domain-containing protein produces the protein MTTKSKLAVSLTLVSIVLGFMISVQYEQSSQSRQLTSAVNPSQKRIKALAQKYNLLQKVGQQEQKQLAVTTTQLTHFEKQAAGNNQQLQQLSRQLDAARILAGTTAVKGAGIVLTVTDGNPPPGKNPENYIAHDWYMRQLVNELFAAGSEAVAINGVRFVSTSGIFCGGPVVTVNNNQITAPFKVEAIGDPRTLERALNMPNGEIDALRNKDNLNVSPIQTSQSLKLPAYTGTTITPLPTANGN
- the murA gene encoding UDP-N-acetylglucosamine 1-carboxyvinyltransferase; this encodes MDVLEIRGGRPLEGTTRVYGAKNAALPILAATVMTEGTCELFEVPNLEDIHVMLDILRHLGAGVKRLGQTLYIDASHITKTDVPLHLMRKMRSSIFLMGPLLARFGEVTVSKPGGCVIGQRPIDYHLRGMRLLGAVIQEQHGTVNCVSNRLKGTSITLDFPSVGATENLIMAAVLADGETVLENVAREPEVVDLANFLKTCGAQIEGAGEDTIRIRGVHHLKGSTYRVIPDRIVTGTWMIAAAATQGSIHIEGCEPLHLGALISKLRDAGTKIDIDGDQMWVRGPKQLKAAEIRTAPYPGFPTDLQAPMMALMAAAHGSTFIREDVFEARFKHVGELIRMGADIRVDGRTSLIRGVEQLSGAEVEATDLRGGAALVVAGLLAEGTTKIHGLHHLDRGYQQLDTYLRDLQADIRRVESEEAGMSMP